The proteins below are encoded in one region of Apium graveolens cultivar Ventura chromosome 4, ASM990537v1, whole genome shotgun sequence:
- the LOC141719178 gene encoding uncharacterized protein LOC141719178, with protein MASILSPIPFTMWAIDIMRILPTSTKQAKYYIITIEYMTKCVEVKPLSVITKEEAEKFFLEQIISRFEITKVCVSDNGTQFVGNKFGKFLHHFGVQQKFSSVAHPQGNGAVEANNKIIFQGIKKRLGEAKGRWEEELPWVLWTYRTTPRSFTRETPFRLTCGTNALVPVDAGLKSYRMKVYNVEINKFGLRANVDLLEEEREAAHQMNVKYLLQATQHFDSSMKKRSFGIGDFALREVAASMPTKQGKFHRNSEGPYKVI; from the coding sequence ATGGCTTCGATTCTTAGCCCTATACCTTTTACAATGTGGGCCATAGACATTATGAGAATTCTACCTACCAGTACGAAGCAGGCGAAATACTACATTATTACCATTGAATACATGACAAAGTGTGTAGAAGTCAAGCCACTATCTGTCATAACCAAAGAAGAAGCGGAAAAGTTCTTTCTCGAGCAAATCATTTCGAGGTTCGAAATTACGAAGGTATGTGTCTCTGACAATGGCACGCAATTTGTAGGAAACAAGTTTGGGAAATTCCTCCATCACTTCGGAGTTCAACAGAAGTTTAGTTCGGTCGCCCATCCACAAGGAAATGGGGCAGTCGAAGCAAACAATAAGATAATTTTCCAAGGTATCAAGAAGAGATTAGGCGAAGCCAAAGGAAGATGGGAAGAAGAGTTACCCTGGGTCTTATGGACTTACCGAACAACGCCTAGATCTTTTACAAGAGAAACTCCTTTCAGATTGACTTGCGGAACAAATGCCCTGGTTCCAGTTGATGCGGGTCTGAAGTCTTACCGAATGAAGGTCTATAATGTGGAAATCAACAAATTTGGTCTAAGGGCGAATGTGGACCTGCTAGAAGAAGAAAGGGAAGCAGCACACCAAATGAATGTAAAATATCTACTGCAGGCCACACAACACTTTGATTCGAGCATGAAGAAAAGGTCATTCGGTATTGGAGACTTCGCCCTAAGGGAGGTTGCTGCATCTATGCCAACGAAGCAAGGAAAGTTTCATCGAAACTCGGAAGGGCCGTATAAAGTGATATAG